One Mustelus asterias chromosome 12, sMusAst1.hap1.1, whole genome shotgun sequence genomic region harbors:
- the rab11fip4b gene encoding rab11 family-interacting protein 4B, producing MTLTQQAIVHEADMDSATVNAQNPEAPEPGREDEDGGQIVNLFLPGTEQSDLSFSEPSNSSLLSTEEQYEDYGEADETDFIPSSPCPDDESRTNGFSDLGSSVSSSAGQTPSKMRHVFNSQFLDVYCSQCFKKMNLLNDLEARLKKLKANSPNRKISSTAFGRQLFHNSNISSSNGSTEDLFRDSIDSCDNDITEKVSYLEKKVSELENECLLNGDQKSKLKQENTQLVHRIHAMEEQLKDQEMRAEEVYQEELRKHRELLNKLEREKNAEIEMLTARAQQLEDESNELKNTATRLKFQTEKLDEEHQQITYKLEDTSLRLKDEMDLYKKMMDKMRWNRHEFQKEREVMQELIEDLRKELEYLELFKLESERAGWGRNSTCSAIEFSFRNKEMELEYEAKRLKQENLRLKEQNDDLNGQILSLSLYEAKSLFSTQTKAQSLAAEIDTATRDQLMEALQEQEEINLRLRQYMDKIILAILDHNPSILEIKK from the exons ATGACACTCACCCAGCAGGCGATTGTGCATGAGGCTGACATGGACAGTGCCACCGTGAATGCCCAGAACCCGGAGGCACCAGAACCAGGCAGGGAGGATGAGGATGGAGGTCAGATAGTCAACTTGTTCCTGCCTGGGACAGAACA ATCTGACCTCTCTTTCTCCGAACCATCCAACAGTTCCCTTCTCAGCACCGAGGAACAGTATGAGGATTATGGAGAGGCAGATGAGACAGACTTCATCCCCAGCAGCCCCTGTCCTGATGATGAAAGCAGAACCAATGGTTTCTCCGACCTGGGATCATCCGTATCCTCCAG TGCTGGTCAGACCCCGAGCAAGATGAGGCACGTGTTTAACAGTCAGTTCCTGGATGTGTACTGTTCCcagtgcttcaagaagatgaatcTACTCAATGACCTGGAAGCTCGCCTCAAAAAGCTGAAAGCAAACAG CCCAAACAGGAAGATCTCGTCAACTGCTTTTGGGAG GCAGCTTTTCCATAACAGTAACATCAGCAGTAGCAATGGCAGCACGGAGGATTTATTCCGAGACAGCATCGACTCCTGCGATAACGACATCACTGAGAAG GTGAGCTACCTGGAGAAGAAGGTTTCTGAGTTGGAGAACGAGTGCTTACTGAATGGTGACCAGAAAAGTAAACTCAAACAAGAAAATACACAACTGGTGCACAG GATTCACGCAATGGAGGAGCAGCTGAAGGATCAGGAGATGCGAgccgaagaggtttaccaggaagaGTTGAGAAAACACCGGGAACTCCTCAACAAACTGGAGAGGGAGAAGAACGCGGAGATTGAAATGCTGACGGCAAG GGCCCAGCAGTTGGAGGACGAATCGAATGAGCTGAAAAATACAGCGACTCGGTTAAAGTTCCAGACGGAGAAACTGGATgag GAACATCAGCAAATCACGTACAAACTGGAGGACACGAGTCTGCGTCTGAAAGACGAGATGGATCTTTACAAGAAGATGATGGACAAGATGCGGTGGAATAGACACGAGTTTCAGAAAGAGCGGGAGGTAATGCAGGAG CTGATTGAAGACCTCCGCAAAGAGCTGGAATATTTAGAGTTATTTAAATTGGAATCTGAGCGAGCAGGATGGGGCCGGAACTCTACGTGCAGTGCCATTGAATTCAGCTTCCGCAACAAGGAGATGGAGCTGGAATATGAAGCCAAGCGTTTGAAACAG GAGAATTTGAGATTAAAAGAACAGAATGATGATTTAAACGGGCAGATTCTCAGCCTCAGTTTGTACGAAGCAAAAAGTCTATTTTCAACACAGACGAAAGCCCAGTCACTGGCAGCGGAGATCGACACCGCGACACGTGACCAG CTGATGGAAGCTcttcaggagcaggaagagattAACTTGAGACTGAGACAATATATGGATAAGATAATCTTGGCCATTCTGGATCATAACCCCTCCATTTTGGAAATCAAAAAATAA